From a region of the Acanthochromis polyacanthus isolate Apoly-LR-REF ecotype Palm Island chromosome 3, KAUST_Apoly_ChrSc, whole genome shotgun sequence genome:
- the LOC110958642 gene encoding ADP-ribosylation factor-binding protein GGA1-like, whose product MAAAPPDEASLQSRINKATNPLNKETDWDSIKGFCDQLDNEPEGPQLATRLLAHKIQSPQEWEAMQALTVLETCMKNCGKRFHSEVGKFRFLNELIKVVSPKYLGARAPEPVKKKVLEMMYSWTVRLPNETKIADAYQMLKKQGIVKQDPVLPDDKPLPPPAPRAKSAVFEDEEKSKMLSRLLNSTHPEDLRAANKLIKEMVQEDQKRVEKVSKRVNAIQEVKESVSLLNQLLEGYSKERCSQSNQELIKDLYQRCEKMRPTLFRLASDTEDNDEALADILQANDSLTQVINLYRQLVKGEKVTKDDITVPSQPGSSSSALVDLTGLNISADAAPSNPETSSLQTLTQNMGMSLLDDELMSLGLNVSENCDSQNSFQPAEITESVLLPAVVQTPHSAPAGGSTAPPKAMEELDLLGKTLLQQSLPPESQQVKWDKLQPQSRVSLRDLQTKSTTNSKPPAATTTSGPASAPRPTTSQPEQPDALLLSNLSLTVVEKGSLPAADPYESISLADVTVPLESIKPSTLLPVTVFDKHSLRVLFTFARDCPPSRPDVLVVIISMLSSAPIPVTNIRFQAAVPKVMKVKLQPPTSTDLPAFNPILPPAAITQILLLANPHKEKVRLRYKLTFNLGDKSHDESGDVDQFPPPNTWGNL is encoded by the exons ATGGCGGCGGCGCCTCCAGATGAGGCTAGCCTGCAGTCTCGCATCA ATAAGGCCACCAATCCTCTGAACAAGGAGACTGACTGGGACAGTATCAAGGGATTTTGTGATCAGCTCGACAATGAACCAGAAGG tCCTCAGCTGGCAACCAGACTTCTGGCCCACAAAATCCAGTCTCCTCAGGAGTGGGAGGCGATGCAAGCGCTTACG GTTCTTGAGACGTGCATGAAGAACTGTGGGAAGCGATTTCACAGTGAAGTGGGAAAGTTTCGCTTTCTCAATGAACTCATCAAAGTGGTCTCCCCCAAG TATTTGGGAGCCCGGGCTCCAGAACCGGTGAAGAAGAAggttttagaaatgatgtacaGCTGGACGGTGAGGCTGCCAAATGAGACCAAGATAGCAGATGCCTATCAGATGCTGAAAAAACAGG gCATTGTCAAACAGGATCCTGTGCTTCCTGATGACAAGCCCCTGCCGCCCCCTGCACCTAGAGCCAAAAGTGCCGTCTTTGAGGATGAGGAGAAATCTAAG ATGCTGTCTCGCTTACTGAACAGCACACACCCTGAAGATTTAAGAGCAGCAAACAAGCTCattaaagaaatggttcaagAG GACCAAAAGCGAGTGGAGAAAGTATCAAAGCGAGTGAACGCCATCCAGGAGGTGAAGGAGAGTGTCAGCCTGCTGAACCAGCTGCTGGAGGGCTACAGCAAGGAGCGCTGCTCCCAGAGCAACCAGGAGCTCATTAAG GACCTTTACCAGCGCTGTGAAAAAATGAGGCCTACACTCTTCCGATTAGCGAGCGATACGGAGGATAATGATGAAGCTTTAG CGGATATCTTGCAGGCCAATGACAGCTTGACGCAGGTCATCAATCTGTACAGACAGCTGGTAAAGGGGGAGAAGGTGACAAAAGATGACATAACTGTGCCCTCACAACCAG GGAGCAGTAGTTCAGCGCTTGTAGACCTGACGGGACTTAACATTTCAGCTGATGCAGCACCGTCCAACCCAGAGACCTCCAGCCTGCAGACTCTGACTCAGAACATGGGCATGAGCCTCCTGGATGATGAACTCATGTCACTGG GACTGAATGTATCAGAAAACTGTGACTCTCAGAACTCTTTCCAG CCGGCAGAGATCACAGAATCAGTGTTGCTACCAGCTGTCGTCCAAACACCACACAGTGCACCAGCAGGGGGCTCCACTGCTCCTCCCAAAGCCATGGAAGAGCTTGATTTGCTGGGAAAGACACTGTTGCAGCAGTCCCTACCTCCAGAGAGCCAGCAGGTTAAATG GGATAAGCTGCAGCCTCAGTCTAGAGTCAGTTTACGAGATCTCCAGACTAAGTCCACCACCAACTCTAAGCCTCCTGCAGCCACTACCACGTCTGGTCCAGCTTCTGCTCCCAGACCCACGACCAGCCAGCCGGAGCAGCCTGATGCTCTTCTCCTTTCCAATCTTAGTCTCACAGTTGTTGAAAAAGGCTCTTTACCTGCCGCTGATCCATATGAAAGCATCTCTCTAGCTGACGTTACAGTGCCTCTGGAATCAATCAAACCTA GCACCTTGTTACCAGTGACGGTATTCGACAAACACAGTCTTCGTGTTTTGTTCACCTTTGCCCGCGACTGTCCTCCGTCGAGACCTGATGTGCTGGTGGTGATCATCTCCATGCTGTCCTCAGCCCCGATTCCAGTCACCAACATCCGCTTCCAGGCAGCTGTTCCCAAA GTGATGAAAGTAAAGCTGCAGCCTCCCACCAGTACTGATCTACCGGCCTTTAATCCCATCCTGCCTCCAGCCGCCATCACACAGATCTTGCTGTTGGCAAACCCTCATAAG GAAAAGGTGCGTTTGCGGTACAAACTAACTTTCAACCTGGGGGACAAATCTCACGATGAATCCGGCGACGTCGACCAGTTCCCACCTCCAAACACTTGGGGGAACCTTTAG
- the LOC110958652 gene encoding probable ATP-dependent RNA helicase DDX17 isoform X1, whose protein sequence is MRGGSSYGDRDRDRGRDRPRFGAMSSRGGPPPMKFGNPGERLRKKRWNLDELPKFEKNFYTEHPDVQRMTQYEMEEFRRKKEITIRGTGCPKAVTAFHHAQFPQYVIDVLMQQNFKEPTAIQAQGFPVALSGKDMVGIAQTGSGKTLAYLLPAIVHINHQPYLERGDGPICLVLAPTRELAQQVQQVAYDYGKSSRIKSTCVYGGAPKGPQIRDLERGVEICIATPGRLIDFLEAGKTNLRRCTYLVLDEADRMLDMGFEPQIRKIVEQIRPDRQTLMWSATWPKEVRQLAEDFLRDYIQINVGALELSANHNILQIVDVCMETEKDNKLIQLMEEIMAEKENKTIIFVETKKRCDDLTRRMRRDGWPAMCIHGDKSQPERDWVLTEFRSGKAPILIATDVASRGLDVEDVKFVINYDYPSCSEDYVHRIGRTARSTNKGTAYTFFTPGNLRQARDLVRVLEEARQAINPKLLQLVDSGRGGGGGGRMRYRGSNSNNPNLMYQDECDRRMRSGKDGRSSFNRDSRNSRDGDRSSSSYRDRSRDHRNSYNSGSDHYQSYSSSGGGYNARGGGHSGGGGGGPNQSSQPQGQFGQVPPPPPPSGGPQPLMAQQFAPSQPPLMGFMGQPPYPFVSPPPPPPGAPPPRK, encoded by the exons ATGAGAGGGGGCTCCTCCTatggagacagagacagggacCGCGGACGAGATAG ACCACGGTTTGGAGCCATGAGCAGTCGTGGTGGACCCCCACCAATGAAGTTTGGAAATCCAGGTGAGCGTCTCCGCAAGAAGAGGTGGAATCTGGACGAGCTGCCCAAATTTGAGAAGAACTTCTACACTGAACACCCTGATGTCCAACGCATGACTCAA tATGAAATGGAAGAGTTTCGCCGAAAAAAGGAAATCACCATCAGAGGCACTGGTTGTCCAAAGGCTGTCACCGCTTTTCACCATGCGCAGTTTCCTC AGTATGTGATAGATGTGTTAATGCAGCAGAATTTCAAGGAGCCAACAGCGATCCAGGCTCAGGGATTCCCTGTGGCCCTGAGCGGCAAGGACATGGTGGGAATTGCACAGACTGGCTCTGGAAAGACACTGGCA TATCTTCTTCCTGCTATTGTACACATCAATCACCAGCCCTATCTGGAGAGGGGAGATGGGCCGATT tGTCTGGTTCTCGCTCCAACCAGAGAGCTGGCCCAGCAGGTTCAGCAGGTTGCATATGACTATGGGAAATCTTCCCGTATCAAAAGCACCTGTGTGTATGGTGGAGCTCCCAAAGGACCACAGATTCGAGATCTTGAGAGGG GTGTTGAGATCTGCATCGCCACACCTGGTCGCCTCATTGACTTCTTGGAGGCAGGGAAGACTAACCTGCGCCGCTGCACCTACCTTGTGCTGGATGAGGCTGACCGCATGTTGGACATGGGTTTTGAACCGCAGATTCGCAAGATAGTTGAACAAATCAGG cCTGACAGACAGACTCTGATGTGGAGTGCAACTTGGCCGAAGGAGGTTCGGCAACTTGCCGAGGACTTCCTGAGGGACTATATCCAGATTAATGTTGGTGCTCTGGAGCTCAGTGCCAACCACAACATCCTGCAGATAGTCGATGTCTGcatggagacagaaaaggacaacaA ACTAATTCAGCTGATGGAGGAGATAATGGCTGAAAAGGAGAATAAAACAATCATCTTTGTGGAGACTAAGAAACGTTGTGATGATCTTACAAGGAGGATGAGGCGTGATGG CTGGCCAGCCATGTGTATCCATGGAGACAAGAGCCAGCCAGAACGAGACTGGGTGCTCACAG AATTTAGAAGTGGCAAAGCTCCCATTCTGATTGCTACTGATGTTGCTTCTCGTGGTCTGG ACGTGGAAGATGTCAAGTTCGTCATCAACTATGACTATCCCAGCTGCTCCGAGGATTATGTCCATCGTATTGGACGTACGGCCCGCAGTACCAACAAGGGCACTGCCTACACCTTCTTCACACCAGGAAACCTGCGACAGGCCCGAGACCTTGTCCGGGTTTTGGAGGAGGCCCGGCAAGCCATAAATCCTAAACTGCTTCAGCTCGTGGACTCCGgccgtggaggaggaggtg GTGGCAGAATGCGTTACCGTGGCAGCAACTCCAACAACCCTAACCTGATGTATCAGGATGAGTGCGATCGGCGCATGCGCTCAGGCAAAGATGGCCGCAGTAGCTTCAACCGCGACAGTCGCAACAGCCGTGATGGAGACCGTTCCTCTTCCTCCTATAGGGACAGAAGCAGGGACCACAGAAACAGCTACAACTCGGGCTCAGATCACTACCAGAGCTACAGCAGTAGTGGTGGAGGCTATAACGCCCGTGGTGGAGGCCACtctggaggtggtggtggagggcCTAATCAGTCCAGCCAGCCGCAGGGTCAGTTTGGCCaggttcctcctcctcctccaccgtcAGGGGGACCGCAGCCTCTGATGGCTCAGCAGTTCGCTCCATCACAGCCTCCACTCATGGGCTTCATGGGGCAACCGCCATACCCTTTCGtgtctcctccccctcctcctccaggtgCGCCGCCACCCCGGAAGTAG
- the LOC110958652 gene encoding probable ATP-dependent RNA helicase DDX17 isoform X2, translating to MRGGSSYGDRDRDRGRDRPRFGAMSSRGGPPPMKFGNPGERLRKKRWNLDELPKFEKNFYTEHPDVQRMTQYEMEEFRRKKEITIRGTGCPKAVTAFHHAQFPQYVIDVLMQQNFKEPTAIQAQGFPVALSGKDMVGIAQTGSGKTLAYLLPAIVHINHQPYLERGDGPICLVLAPTRELAQQVQQVAYDYGKSSRIKSTCVYGGAPKGPQIRDLERGVEICIATPGRLIDFLEAGKTNLRRCTYLVLDEADRMLDMGFEPQIRKIVEQIRPDRQTLMWSATWPKEVRQLAEDFLRDYIQINVGALELSANHNILQIVDVCMETEKDNKLIQLMEEIMAEKENKTIIFVETKKRCDDLTRRMRRDGWPAMCIHGDKSQPERDWVLTEFRSGKAPILIATDVASRGLGFGSTRQL from the exons ATGAGAGGGGGCTCCTCCTatggagacagagacagggacCGCGGACGAGATAG ACCACGGTTTGGAGCCATGAGCAGTCGTGGTGGACCCCCACCAATGAAGTTTGGAAATCCAGGTGAGCGTCTCCGCAAGAAGAGGTGGAATCTGGACGAGCTGCCCAAATTTGAGAAGAACTTCTACACTGAACACCCTGATGTCCAACGCATGACTCAA tATGAAATGGAAGAGTTTCGCCGAAAAAAGGAAATCACCATCAGAGGCACTGGTTGTCCAAAGGCTGTCACCGCTTTTCACCATGCGCAGTTTCCTC AGTATGTGATAGATGTGTTAATGCAGCAGAATTTCAAGGAGCCAACAGCGATCCAGGCTCAGGGATTCCCTGTGGCCCTGAGCGGCAAGGACATGGTGGGAATTGCACAGACTGGCTCTGGAAAGACACTGGCA TATCTTCTTCCTGCTATTGTACACATCAATCACCAGCCCTATCTGGAGAGGGGAGATGGGCCGATT tGTCTGGTTCTCGCTCCAACCAGAGAGCTGGCCCAGCAGGTTCAGCAGGTTGCATATGACTATGGGAAATCTTCCCGTATCAAAAGCACCTGTGTGTATGGTGGAGCTCCCAAAGGACCACAGATTCGAGATCTTGAGAGGG GTGTTGAGATCTGCATCGCCACACCTGGTCGCCTCATTGACTTCTTGGAGGCAGGGAAGACTAACCTGCGCCGCTGCACCTACCTTGTGCTGGATGAGGCTGACCGCATGTTGGACATGGGTTTTGAACCGCAGATTCGCAAGATAGTTGAACAAATCAGG cCTGACAGACAGACTCTGATGTGGAGTGCAACTTGGCCGAAGGAGGTTCGGCAACTTGCCGAGGACTTCCTGAGGGACTATATCCAGATTAATGTTGGTGCTCTGGAGCTCAGTGCCAACCACAACATCCTGCAGATAGTCGATGTCTGcatggagacagaaaaggacaacaA ACTAATTCAGCTGATGGAGGAGATAATGGCTGAAAAGGAGAATAAAACAATCATCTTTGTGGAGACTAAGAAACGTTGTGATGATCTTACAAGGAGGATGAGGCGTGATGG CTGGCCAGCCATGTGTATCCATGGAGACAAGAGCCAGCCAGAACGAGACTGGGTGCTCACAG AATTTAGAAGTGGCAAAGCTCCCATTCTGATTGCTACTGATGTTGCTTCTCGTGGTCTGG GGTTTGGCAGCACACGGCAGCTCTAA
- the ntan1 gene encoding protein N-terminal asparagine amidohydrolase has protein sequence MPLLIQNRGFDRISSTAELFDKNPHLQENARTFRSKPLVDVDPKCLLYVQQREFAATTPADNCVSVIGSDDATTCHLVVLRHTGSGAVCLAHCDGSSTWSEVPLLVKAVTSLSTVCKEGRLELHLVGGFNDDSKTSHKLSLNILAAFQKQKEDIHLETCCITEMNDIVVNGRHNPVLYGIGVNVKTGEVFPASFTYKGPAEELRSARTFTGGQMADIYDSSKGLVKIGPCKWSPNLDIAFWLSQNDDTILKYLSTSPMAEPPHFVQHMKSTIQFLLEHPDSDSLFPGGQPQLYHRTERGDWERAGQS, from the exons ATGCCTTTGTTAATTCAGAATAGGGGATTTGACCGCATAAGCTCAACAGCGGAACTGTTCGACAAAAACCCACATTTACAG GAAAATGCAAGAACATTTCGCTCCAAGCCACTTGTTGATGTCGATCCAAAGTGCCTCCTGTACGTCCAACAAAGAGAGTTTGCTGCTACAACACCGGCAGATA ATTGCGTTTCGGTCATTGGATCGGATGATGCCACCACCTGCCATTTGGTTGTGCTGCGACACACCG GAAGTGGAGCAGTTTGCCTCGCTCACTGTGACGGTTCCAGCACTTGGTCTGAAGTCCCGCTCCTTGTGAAAGCTGTCACATCACTGAGTACTGTCTGCAAGGAGGGCAG ACTTGAGCTTCATCTTGTCGGGGGATTTAATGATGATTCAAAAACATCCCACAAACTCAGCCTTAACATACTGG CAGCAttccagaaacagaaagaggatATTCATCTGGAAACATGCTGCATTACAG AAATGAACGATATTGTTGTTAACGGAAGACACAACCCTGTATTATATGGAATAG GCGTAAATGTTAAAACAGGGGAGGTGTTTCCTGCCTCATTCACTTATAAGGGGCCTGCGGAGGAGCTGCGATCAGCACGGACCTTCACAGGTGGACAG ATGGCTGACATATACGACTCAAGTAAGGGACTTGTTAAAATCGGACCGTGCAAGTGGTCTCCGAATCTGGATATTGCCTTCTGGTtgtcacaaaatgatgacacaaTTTTAAAG TATCTGTCCACCTCTCCGATGGCTGAGCCACCGCACTTTGTCCAACACATGAAATCCACCATCCAGTTCCTTTTAGAACACCCCGACTCTGACAGCCTGTTCCCCGGGGGTCAGCCACAGCTCTACCACCGGACTGAGAGGGGGGACTGGGAGAGAGCTGGCCAGTCATAG
- the LOC110958682 gene encoding mpv17-like protein: MRKAFLRHVRRFPWVTNVTLYGCLFAGGDFVHQWFSRREKMDWSQTRNVAVVAFSFHGNFNFFWMRFLERRFPGNSYRMVLRKLLLDQTTAAPLATSVFYTGVSFLEGKEDIMEDWREKFLNTYKTGLMFWPFMQFVNFALVPLYVRTTFTGCCAFIWATFLCFSRQSGDGTAAAALAWMFPSKEEEAEPTDEKVDSKNKADASKEGTAASKPAQ; encoded by the exons ATGAGAAAGGCGTTTCTGCGACACGTCCGCCGGTTCCCGTGGGTCACCAACGTTACTCTGTACGGTTGCCTGTTCGCCGGCGGAGACTTCGTCCATCAGTGGTTCTCGCGGAGGGAGAAAATGGACTGGAGCCAAACGCGCAACGTCGCCGTGGTCGCGTTCAGTTTCCATGGCAACTTCAATTTCTTCTGGATGCGATTCCTGGAGCGCCGGTTCCCCGGTAACTCTTACCGGATGGTGCtaaggaagctgctgctggaccaGACCACGGCGGCGCCCCTGGCCACCAGCGTCTTCTACACAG GCGTCAGTTTCCTGGAGGGAAAGGAGGACATCATGGAGGACTGGAGAGAAAAATTCCTGAATACATACAAG ACAGGGCTAATGTTCTGGCCATTCATGCAG tttGTGAACTTTGCCTTGGTGCCTCTGTATGTTCGGACCACCTTCACCGGCTGCTGTGCTTTCATCTGGGCCACCTTCTTGTGCTTCTCACGTCAAAGCGGCGATGGaacggctgctgctgctctcgcCTGGATGTTCCCCTCTAAAGAGGAGGAAGCAGAGCCCACAGACGAGAAAGTAGACTCTAAGAATAAGGCAGATGCTTCCAAAGAGGGAACAGCAGCGTCTAAACCCGCTCAGTAA